ACTTCTGGTCGGTACCGCCCAGTTCCACATCGGCTTTCATGGCGACAGAGTCGTAGCCCTGGATCAGCGGGTAGAGAAATTCGTGGATCGCGATGGGCTGCCCGGTCCTGTAGCGGTTATTGAAGTCCTCGCGCTCCAGCATGCGGGCAACGGTGTGCTTCGCGGCCAGCTGGATCAGTTCCGCCGGACTCATGGCGTTCATCCAGCTGGAATTGAACATGACCAGGGTCTTTTCCGGGTCCAGTATCTTGAAGATCTGCGACTCGTAGGTCCGGGCATTTTCAATCACCTCGTCCCGGCTCAGAGGCTTGCGGGTTGCGTTTTTGCCCGTTGGATCACCGATCATGCCGGTGAAATCGCCAATCAGGAACATGGCTTCATGGCCCAGGTCCTGGAACTGCTTCAGCTTGTTGAGCAGCACCGTATGTCCCAGATGCAGGTCCGGCGCGGTCGGATCGAAGCCAGCCTTGATCCGCAAGGGACGGCCTTCCTCCAACTTTTTTTGCAATTCCTCTTCGCGCAGCAATTCTTCTGCGCCGCGCTTGATCAGCGCCAACGACTCATCTGTGGACATCACAACTACTCGGCTTTCGTGAGAAGGGGGTAAAGGCGGGGATTTTAAATGATTCTGGCGCAAAAGCCCCGCGCTGCGCTCGCCCGTCGGGCGGCGCCCCTCAAACGACCCCGAACTAGGCGGAGAAGGAGGACCCGCAGCCGCAGGTCGTGGTGGCGTTGGGGTTACGGATGACGAATTGCGAGCCGGAAAGATCGTCCTTGTAGTCTATCTCGGCACCGGTGAGATACTGTATGCTCATGGAGTCAATCAGAACGGTGACGCCATTTTTCTCCACCAGGGTGTCATCCTCGTTCACGACCTCATCGAAGGTAAAGCCGTACTGGAAACCTGAACAACCGCCCCCTTGCACATAGACACGCAACTTGAGCTCGGCATTACCCTCTTCAGCGATAAGTTCGCTCACCTTGGCGGCCGCGCTGTCAGTAAAGATGATCGGGTCCTGGGTCGTAGTCATGGCGTGAGTCTCTTAGGATTAACGTGCTGGATTATCGTTATACCAAGCTTGCTGGTCAAGAATAACCCGCTCCCATCCAACCTCAAGTTTAAGGACGTATGCTGATGAAAATGCGATTTTTCCTAGGGACAGCACTGCTCCTTTTGAGCACGACCCAGTCGGCCATGGCGATGCGCTGCGGCCAGGCCCTCATCGTGGAGGGAGACCACATGTTGGACGTCTATCGTAAGTGCGGAGAACCCTACTTCAAGGAAACCCGGGTGGAGTACCGGGCAGTGCGCCTACGCAACCCGGGACTGGAGCAGGAGCGCTGGATTCCCGTGAACGTGGAGGAATGGACTTACAACTTTGGCCCGAACCGATTCATGGAAACCCTGCTTTTCGAGGGAAGCCGCGTGGTGGGTTCGCGCACCCTAGGTTATGGTGACTGAGAGCTCAGCTCACCCGTTGTCACGAGTCTCCCTTGCTTGATAACACCTCCAGGGCGATCCGCGCAACCCCCCGGTTCACCATCCCCAACTCGCGCGCCGCGCGCTTGGACAGATCCAGAATACGCCCTTTCGGCAGGCGCGTCCGGTCATTCACACGCACTTCGACGCTGCGCTGATTGCTCAGGTTCACGACCCGCACCACTGTCCCGAACGGCAGGTGCGGATGGTCGGCGGTCAATTGATTCTTGTCGTAACGCTCGCCGTTAGCGGTGCGGCGTCCATGGAAGCGGTCACTGTAGTACGACGCCAGTCCCACCTGCTTTCCCGCGCCACCCCGCGGCGCCGTTGGTTTGGCATGGGCTACGGCACTCGCCGAAGCCAGGCAGACCGAAATGACGGAATGGGCCATCCATCGTCTCGTTTGCATCCATTACCTCCAAATTCTGTGCTTGATCCAAGCCTTGGGCAAGGATGATAACCGAATCGATGCAATAGACAAAATTTGATTCCTAAATTGTCTAACCCGCAGCCGCAATTTCCCACGGCCATGACTTGACATCTAAGATATCTGTTCAGGCACTCGTTTCAGCCAGGACAAGCCGAGCACACGGCGCCGGGCCGACAACAGCACCAGCGCGGCGGCACCGGCAACCGTCCAGTCGCCAAAGCGCACATAGGGCGTGGCGCCTTGCATGGGCGTAATCTCGACGGTCAGCGCCGTTTGCGTAAATTGCGGTGCCTGGGCAATGACCCAGCCGCGCGGAGAAATGGCGGCGGTAATGCCCGTATTGGTGGCGCGCAGCAGGGAACGCCCGGTTTCCAGGGCGCGCATGCGCGCCATCTGTAGATGCTGATGGGGTTGCCAGGAATCCCCGAACCAGGCGTCGTTGGTGACATTGACGAGATAGCCCGCCGCGGGCAGGCCAAAGCGCGACTCGTGGCCGAACGCGTCCTCGTAACAGATCGAGGTCGATACCTCGTACCCCGCGGCCATCAGGGGACTTTGCGCATCGGTGCCCCGGGCGAAATCGGCGAGGGGAATCTGCAGCATGTCGGCGATGGCCCCGAACAAAGGCCGGAAGGGTATGAACTCGCCGAAGGGCACCATGTGCCGTTTGTAGTACATGCCGGGCTGAGCACCGAGGGAAACCAGGGCGTTGTAATAACGTTGGCTGGCGGGATCAACGACGGGCACGCCGACCAGCACGTCGGTCCCGTTTTCGCGGGACTCCTGCTGCAGCGCCGCGAGGGGACCGTCCTTGACCTCATGATGAAAGGCCGGAACGGCCGTTTCCGGCCACACCACCAGATGGGAATCCCAGTTTGCCCGGGTCATGGTGCTGTAAAGGTCCAGGGTGCTGGCCAGCACTTCCGGTCGCCACTTCAGATTCTGCGGCACATTACCCTGCAGCAAGGTCGCCTTGAAGGGCTTCCCGGCCTCTTCCACCCAGTCGACCCGGGCCAGCAATGCGCAGCCCAGGAAAAGCCCGGCTACTCCGGCCAATGCCCTCAAGCGCAGGCGAGGGTCCCCAATCAGTGTCAGCAGCGCCAACCCCGCCAGCAGGGCTACGGCCCAGGTGATCCCGTATGCGCCGACCAGCGGCGCCAGCCCCTGCCCTAAGGGTGTGTCGACTTGGCTGGATCCAAGGTTCAGCCAGGGAAACCCTGTCAGGAACCAGGAGCGGAACCACTCCACCAGGGTCCAGACTGTTGGGAAATACAACAACAGGCGCGCGGTCGCATCGGCACCCGCGGCGATGCGCTGCGCCAGATAGCCGGCCACTGCAGGGTACAAGCCGAGAAACAGGACAAACAGGGCGGTGAGCAGCGAGGCCTCGGCCGTATCGGCGCCTCCAAATCGGTGAATGCTAATGTAAACCCAGCCAACACCTACCCCGAACTGCCCGAGGCCGAACAAATAGCCACGCCAGAAGGCGCGGCCCGGGGTGGCCCGCAGCCATGCGAAGAACAGCATGGCCAGGGATGGTATGGCCAGATAGGGCGTCTCGAAGGGGGCGAACGCAAAAGGCAACAGGAGACCGCCGGCCAGCGCCGCCAGTTCTCCCAGCCCGATTACTCCGCTATTCGTCACTCGCGAGCAGGGTTTCGCCGGCCTCTGCGACGATCAACTTGAGCAGGTGCACGCGGCGGTCATCGGCGCGGATCACGATAAAGCGAAAGCGGCCGATGTCGACACGCTCGCCGCGGCGCGGCAGATGCCCCATCTGATGGACGATCAAGCCGCCGATGGTGTCGAATTCGTCATCGGCCAGTTCCGCGTCGAAATATTCGTTGAATTCCTCGATGGGCGTCAGGGCCTTGAGGGTGAATTCGTGCTGGCTCTTGCGAAAGATGAACTCCTCCTCGCCGAAATCGTGTTCGTCCTCGATCTCACCGACAATCTGTTCCAGCACGTCCTCGATGGTCACCAACCCGGCGGCAGCCCCGTACTCATCCACCACGATGGCCATGTGGCTGCGCGTGGAGCGGAATTCCTTCAGCAGCACATTCAGCCGTTTGCTCTCAGGCACGAACTGGGCGGCACGCATGATGTCCCGCACCTGCAAGGCCTTGTTCTTGAGCCCTTGGGCCAGAAGATCCTTGACCAGCAGGATGCCCACCACCTCGGCCCGATCCTCGCCGATCACCGGATAGCGCGAATGGGCGGATTCCATGACCAGGGGGAAAATGGTCTCCAATTCCGCGTCCTGCGGCACCACCACCATTTGCGCCCTGGGAATCATGATGTCGCGGACCCTCAGTTCCGAGAACTGGATCACCCCTTCGATCATCGCCAGGGCTTCCGGGTCCAGCAACTGGCGCTTCTGCGCATCCCGCAGGAAGACCAGCAAATCTTCGCGGTCCTCCGGTTCGCCAGCCAGGAAATGCCCAAGCCGCTCCAGCCAGCTCCGGTGCTCGCCGGCCTGCTCCTCGCTCATGTTTCATCCTCATAGGGATTGGCAAAGCCCAGCCGTCTCATGATGGCGACTTCTTCCGCCTCCATTGTCATTGCCTCGGCATCATCGATGTGATCGTAGCCCTGCAGGTGCAACACACCGTGCACCACCATATGCGCCCAGTGAGCCACCGGAGCCTTGCCCTGCTCCCGTGCTTCGCGCGCCACCACCGGAGCGCAGATCACCAGATCCCCGAGAATCGCGGTGTCGACTCCGGGCGGGGATTCGAAGGGAAAACTCAGCACATTGGTGGGGCCAGTCTTATGCCGGTATTGGCCGTTGAGTTCGGCGCTCTCGTCCTCGTCCACCACGCGGATCACAAGCTCCGCCGTCTCGCGCTGCAGGGCGGCTTCCGCCCAGCGCTCGAAGCTCGCGGCATCGGGGACGTCCAAGGCCTGGCTGACGTTCTGCAGCTCCAGTTCGATCATGCCTCGATCTGTGCCCTTTCGTAGGCTTCATAGGCCGTCACGATACGTTGCACCAGAGGATGGCGGACCACGTCCTGGGCGGTAAAGAAGGTGAAACTGATGCCTTCCACTTCGCGCAGCACCGCCAGCACGTGGCGCAGCCCGGACTCCTTGTTGCGAGGCAGATCGATCTGGGTGATGTCGCCGGTGATCACCGCCTTGGAACCGAAACCCACGCGGGTCAGGAACATCTTGATCTGCTCGGTGGTGGTGTTCTGCGCTTCGTCAAGGATGATGAAGGAATCGTTCAGGGTGCGGCCGCGCATGAAAGCCAGGGGCGCCACCTCGATGACGTTGCGCTCGATCAGCTTGGCGACACGCTCGAATCCCAACATCTCATACAGCGCGTCGTACAGCGGCCGCAGGTAAGGGTCGACCTTCTGCGCCATGTCCCCCGGCAGGAAGCCCAGCTTCTCACCGGCTTCCACCGCAGGACGCGCCAGGATGAGGCGCCGAACTTCCTCGCGCTCCAGCGCCGCCACGGCACAGGCCACGGCCAGGTAGGTCTTGCCCGTGCCCGCCGGGCCGACGCCGAAGTTGATGTCGAACTGCTGGATGCTTTTCAAATAGCGGCGCTGGTTGGGACCGCGCGCCTTGAAAAGGCCGCGCCGGATGCGGATCAGCCCGGCCTCCTGGTCGGATTCGGTTTCCCCCTCAGCCAGGGCCGCCACGTTGGACCCCTGCAGGGCCAGGTGAACCCGTTCTGGCGTAATGATCTCGCTCACCGTCGCCTCGAACAGGTCCTGCAGCAAATGTCTGGCCGCCTGGGCCGGTTTGCCTGAACCCAGCACCTGGAAGTGGTTGCCGCGGTTGCTGATCTCGACACCCAGGCGCCGTTCGATCTGGCGCAGGTTCTCGTCGAATTGTCCGCACAGGCTGGCGAGCCGCTCGTTATCGTCCGGTTCCAGGACGAACTGCAGGCAGTTAGGATGACTGGTGGGCAAGTTAGCGGCCGGCTACGGCGGATACTGGGCGCTCGGCAGGCGCGTCGGGCACATCGACCAGCCGCCCGCGCAGGGAATTAGGCAAGGCCTCGGTAATGAGTACGTCGGCGAAGTAACCGACAAGCCGCGGGTGGCCTTCGAAATTGACTACCCGGTTGTTCTCGGTGCGTCCGCTCATCTGCGCATAGTCCTTCCGGGAGACACCTTCCACCAGCACTTTCTGCACGCTGCCCACCATGCCGCGGGAAATCTCGGCGGCCATGGCGCCGATGCGTGCCTGCAGACGGGCAAGCCGCGCCCGCTTGGTATCAATGCTGACGTCATCGGGCATGTCCGCCGCCGGCGTTCCCGGACGGGCGCTGTAGATGAAGCTGAAGGAATGGTCGAACCCCAGGGTATCGATAAGATCCATGGTGGCCTCGAAGTCCGCGTCGGTTTCGCCCGGAAACCCGACGATAAAGTCCGACGAAAGGCTGATGTTGGGGCGAACCTGACGCAGCCTTGTGATCCTGCCGATGTAGTCCGCGCGGCCGTGGCCGCGCTTCATCAGAGCCAGGATGCGGTCGCTGCCGCTCTGTACCGGCAGGTGGAGATGATCCACCAGCTTCGGCAACTCGGCGTAGGCCTCGATCAGACTGTCGGAAAATTCCACCGGATGCGAGGTGGTGTAGCGGATGCGGTCGATGCCATCGATGGCGGAGACGTAGTAAAGCAGCAGGGCGAAGTCGGCCGTGTCGCCGTCCTCGGTCTCCCCGCGGTAGGCATTCACATTCTGCCCCAGCAGGTTGACCTCGCGCACGCCCTGGGCGGCCAGCACCTCGATCTCGCGCACCACGTCCGCGACCGGCCGGCTGACTTCCTCGCCGCGGGTGTAGGGCACGACACAGAAGGTGCAGTACTTGCTGCAGCCCTCCATGACCGACACGAACGCCTTGACCCCCTCGGCCCGGGGCTGCGGCAGGGCATCAAACTTTTCGATTTCCGGGAATGAGACATCGACGACGGCACCCGACCCGGACCGCGCCCGCTCCAGCAAGTCAGGCAGGCGATGCAGGGTCTGGGGACCGAAAACCACGTCCACGAAGGGCGCCCGCTTGCGCAAGGCCTCACCCTCCTGGCTGGCCACGCAACCGCCGACGCCAATCATCACATGAGGGCGCTTTTCCTTGAGAGGGCGCCAGCGCCCCAATTCGGAAAACACCTTTTCCTGCGCTTTCTCACGTATGGAACAGGTATTCAGCAACAGAACATCGGCCTGCTCGGGGTCCTGCGTCAGCTCAAAACCCTGGGCCGCTTTGAGCACATCCCCCATTTTGGCGGAGTCGTACTCGTTCATCTGACACCCGAAGGTTTCGATGTAAAGCTTTTTTGACATTAAGGGAAGAAAAATCCCGCTCGTTGTAATGGGGATATTCTATCAGAATCGCCCCGGCCCGGTCTCATCCGAACACGCAGGACCGATCAAACCGAGGGCCCCAGTCAAGCCGGGGCCCCATCCGCGCCTGCAAACACGGCCGATACCATGAAGCGCTGAGCCTCCTCGCGGGTGTACCGGCCTCATTAACCGATTTCAGGCGTGGCTATGCTCGAACTTGAAGGGGTTGATGAACGTGGAGCCGGCGCGCTTGAACTGGGCTTCAGGATGTCGCCTGGCCATGGCTTCCCGCACCTTATCCTCTTCTTCGGCCTTGACGTCCACCATGATCAAGAACTTGCCCGACTCGATTTCGTCATGGTACAGGGCAATTTTCTGGTTTTCGCGGCTCAGGCCAACTAGCCCGCCCATCCAGGCACCAAACAGGGTGATGAAGCCAAAGATGGCCGCATAGACCATCCCATTCAACTGACTGCCGAAGGGTTCGGCACTCACCACGTACCACGTAACCAGAATGGCCAGGGCGAAACCGATCATCGCGCCGCGCTCGCCATTGCGCACAATATCCAGTTTTTGCAGATAGTTAGCGGAATGAAGGTGACGCTTGTAAAGCCCCGCCTCGTCCTTGCTCAGGACGTGGAAATTCCAATCGGTGATCCCTGCCTGATGCAGGTCATTGGAAATTTCCTCGGCGCTATCAATGCTCTCGGTCAGATAATACAGTCGTTTCATCGCAATTCTCCTCCGGGTTCAAAGGGCCGCAGACTCGACACTCAGTATTTTTCCATGGGGTCGCGAAGAAATGGTTTATCAACGAATAGGAAACTAGTCAATCCCCCCTGTGCCGGACGGATCAGCCCGCCATCATCTGGTCGACCACTTCGATCCAGTGCCGGACCGGCGCCTTGGCCGCCGTCTGGAGATGCGTCAGGCATCCGATGTTGGCCGTCACGATGACCTCAGGATCGCCCGCCTGCAGGGATTCCAGCTTGTTTTTCAAAAGTCGCCTGGACAATTGCGGCTGCAGGATCGAATAGGTGCCGGCAGACCCGCAGCACAGATGCGCCTCTGCGACCGGGGACAGGTGAAACCCCAGCCTGGACAGGACCGCCTCGACCCGCCCCGCCAGCCGCTGTCCGTGCTGCAAGGTGCAAGGCGACTGGAAGGCAATGCGGGCCCCTGAAGCGCTTCGCCAGGCGTCGAGCTCCTCTTGTTCCAGGATCTCCACCAGATCCCTGGCCGCGGCCGAGATGCGCGCCGCCCGCTGCGCGTATTTTGGATCGTGGGCAAGCGCGGCCGCATATTCCTTCACCATCAAGCCGCAACCGCTGGCGGTGATAACGATGGCTTCCACGCCCTGGTCGAGATACGGCTCCCAGGCATCGATGTTACGCCGCATGAATTGCAGACCCTCTTCATGGGCATTGAGGTGATAGCTGACGGCGCCGCAGCAGCCCGAAGCCTTCGCCGTCAATAAATGTATGCCCATACGATCGAGCACACGAGCCGTCGCCGCGTTGATGGAGGGTGCCAAGGCGGGCTGGACGCACCCTTCGAGCACCAGCATCCTGCGAGCGTGCGTCTTTTGCGGCCAGGGCGAGTCCGGCGTGATGCGCGGAACCTGACTTCGCAAGGGTGCAGGCAAGATCGGCCTGAGGATGTGCCCCAGCCTGGCCAAGGGCGTAAAACGCTGAGGATATGGCAACATCCAGCGCAGGAGGCGGCGCTGCAGGCGCTCCAGCCAGGGCCTGGCCACCTGGGCATCCACCAGCGGCCGGGCGATGTCCAGGAGACGTCCGTAGCGGACGCCGGAAGGACAGGTGGTCTCGCAGGAGCGGCAGGTCAGGCAGCGGTCCAGATGCATCTGGGTTCCCGCGCCGGCGGGTGAACCCTCCAGGACCTGCTTGATCAGGTATATGCGCCCCCTGGGGCCATCCCGCTCATCACCGAGCAACTGATAGGTCGGGCAGGTGGCGGTGCAAAAGCCGCAGTGCACGCAACTGCGCAAGATGGCGTCCGCTTCGCGG
The genomic region above belongs to Methyloterricola oryzae and contains:
- the erpA gene encoding iron-sulfur cluster insertion protein ErpA is translated as MTTTQDPIIFTDSAAAKVSELIAEEGNAELKLRVYVQGGGCSGFQYGFTFDEVVNEDDTLVEKNGVTVLIDSMSIQYLTGAEIDYKDDLSGSQFVIRNPNATTTCGCGSSFSA
- a CDS encoding DUF2845 domain-containing protein, with amino-acid sequence MKMRFFLGTALLLLSTTQSAMAMRCGQALIVEGDHMLDVYRKCGEPYFKETRVEYRAVRLRNPGLEQERWIPVNVEEWTYNFGPNRFMETLLFEGSRVVGSRTLGYGD
- a CDS encoding septal ring lytic transglycosylase RlpA family protein produces the protein MQTRRWMAHSVISVCLASASAVAHAKPTAPRGGAGKQVGLASYYSDRFHGRRTANGERYDKNQLTADHPHLPFGTVVRVVNLSNQRSVEVRVNDRTRLPKGRILDLSKRAARELGMVNRGVARIALEVLSSKGDS
- the lnt gene encoding apolipoprotein N-acyltransferase, with protein sequence MTNSGVIGLGELAALAGGLLLPFAFAPFETPYLAIPSLAMLFFAWLRATPGRAFWRGYLFGLGQFGVGVGWVYISIHRFGGADTAEASLLTALFVLFLGLYPAVAGYLAQRIAAGADATARLLLYFPTVWTLVEWFRSWFLTGFPWLNLGSSQVDTPLGQGLAPLVGAYGITWAVALLAGLALLTLIGDPRLRLRALAGVAGLFLGCALLARVDWVEEAGKPFKATLLQGNVPQNLKWRPEVLASTLDLYSTMTRANWDSHLVVWPETAVPAFHHEVKDGPLAALQQESRENGTDVLVGVPVVDPASQRYYNALVSLGAQPGMYYKRHMVPFGEFIPFRPLFGAIADMLQIPLADFARGTDAQSPLMAAGYEVSTSICYEDAFGHESRFGLPAAGYLVNVTNDAWFGDSWQPHQHLQMARMRALETGRSLLRATNTGITAAISPRGWVIAQAPQFTQTALTVEITPMQGATPYVRFGDWTVAGAAALVLLSARRRVLGLSWLKRVPEQIS
- a CDS encoding HlyC/CorC family transporter, producing the protein MSEEQAGEHRSWLERLGHFLAGEPEDREDLLVFLRDAQKRQLLDPEALAMIEGVIQFSELRVRDIMIPRAQMVVVPQDAELETIFPLVMESAHSRYPVIGEDRAEVVGILLVKDLLAQGLKNKALQVRDIMRAAQFVPESKRLNVLLKEFRSTRSHMAIVVDEYGAAAGLVTIEDVLEQIVGEIEDEHDFGEEEFIFRKSQHEFTLKALTPIEEFNEYFDAELADDEFDTIGGLIVHQMGHLPRRGERVDIGRFRFIVIRADDRRVHLLKLIVAEAGETLLASDE
- the ybeY gene encoding rRNA maturation RNase YbeY is translated as MIELELQNVSQALDVPDAASFERWAEAALQRETAELVIRVVDEDESAELNGQYRHKTGPTNVLSFPFESPPGVDTAILGDLVICAPVVAREAREQGKAPVAHWAHMVVHGVLHLQGYDHIDDAEAMTMEAEEVAIMRRLGFANPYEDET
- a CDS encoding PhoH family protein; protein product: MPTSHPNCLQFVLEPDDNERLASLCGQFDENLRQIERRLGVEISNRGNHFQVLGSGKPAQAARHLLQDLFEATVSEIITPERVHLALQGSNVAALAEGETESDQEAGLIRIRRGLFKARGPNQRRYLKSIQQFDINFGVGPAGTGKTYLAVACAVAALEREEVRRLILARPAVEAGEKLGFLPGDMAQKVDPYLRPLYDALYEMLGFERVAKLIERNVIEVAPLAFMRGRTLNDSFIILDEAQNTTTEQIKMFLTRVGFGSKAVITGDITQIDLPRNKESGLRHVLAVLREVEGISFTFFTAQDVVRHPLVQRIVTAYEAYERAQIEA
- the miaB gene encoding tRNA (N6-isopentenyl adenosine(37)-C2)-methylthiotransferase MiaB is translated as MSKKLYIETFGCQMNEYDSAKMGDVLKAAQGFELTQDPEQADVLLLNTCSIREKAQEKVFSELGRWRPLKEKRPHVMIGVGGCVASQEGEALRKRAPFVDVVFGPQTLHRLPDLLERARSGSGAVVDVSFPEIEKFDALPQPRAEGVKAFVSVMEGCSKYCTFCVVPYTRGEEVSRPVADVVREIEVLAAQGVREVNLLGQNVNAYRGETEDGDTADFALLLYYVSAIDGIDRIRYTTSHPVEFSDSLIEAYAELPKLVDHLHLPVQSGSDRILALMKRGHGRADYIGRITRLRQVRPNISLSSDFIVGFPGETDADFEATMDLIDTLGFDHSFSFIYSARPGTPAADMPDDVSIDTKRARLARLQARIGAMAAEISRGMVGSVQKVLVEGVSRKDYAQMSGRTENNRVVNFEGHPRLVGYFADVLITEALPNSLRGRLVDVPDAPAERPVSAVAGR
- the glcF gene encoding glycolate oxidase subunit GlcF yields the protein MQTQLLDSLLETAEGREADAILRSCVHCGFCTATCPTYQLLGDERDGPRGRIYLIKQVLEGSPAGAGTQMHLDRCLTCRSCETTCPSGVRYGRLLDIARPLVDAQVARPWLERLQRRLLRWMLPYPQRFTPLARLGHILRPILPAPLRSQVPRITPDSPWPQKTHARRMLVLEGCVQPALAPSINAATARVLDRMGIHLLTAKASGCCGAVSYHLNAHEEGLQFMRRNIDAWEPYLDQGVEAIVITASGCGLMVKEYAAALAHDPKYAQRAARISAAARDLVEILEQEELDAWRSASGARIAFQSPCTLQHGQRLAGRVEAVLSRLGFHLSPVAEAHLCCGSAGTYSILQPQLSRRLLKNKLESLQAGDPEVIVTANIGCLTHLQTAAKAPVRHWIEVVDQMMAG